Proteins encoded in a region of the Streptomyces sp. NBC_01298 genome:
- a CDS encoding SDR family oxidoreductase codes for METPTRGLPAPPPLGSAALPPGTFTGRAVLVTGGGTGLGKAIATEFARLGADLVIAGRRIEQLKSAQDELAAVPGAGRVTAAVCDIRDPERVAEVFDAAGAAFGGVPDVLVNNAAANFPSPAEDLSPNAWRAVVDITLTGTWFVTREFGRRHLAAGSAGSIVNIGASYAWTGGPGYAHSAAAKAGVKNLVETLAVEWGPYGIQINGLVPGLFPHADMTEDIRGGLERAAPDDKDTRQPALRVGAPRELGWAATFLASPYARFITGHTLVVDGANWQRRSLVNPEVVTVREQLGRGPFAP; via the coding sequence ATGGAGACCCCCACGCGCGGCCTGCCCGCGCCGCCCCCGCTCGGCTCCGCCGCCCTGCCGCCCGGCACGTTCACCGGCCGGGCGGTGCTCGTGACCGGCGGCGGGACCGGGCTGGGCAAGGCCATCGCCACCGAGTTCGCGCGCCTCGGGGCGGATCTGGTGATCGCCGGCCGCCGGATCGAGCAGTTGAAGTCGGCTCAGGACGAACTGGCGGCCGTCCCCGGAGCGGGCCGGGTGACGGCCGCGGTCTGCGACATCCGCGACCCCGAGCGGGTCGCCGAGGTCTTCGACGCGGCCGGGGCGGCCTTCGGCGGGGTCCCGGACGTCCTCGTCAACAACGCCGCCGCGAACTTCCCCTCCCCCGCAGAAGACTTGTCCCCCAACGCCTGGCGGGCGGTGGTCGACATCACCCTGACCGGCACCTGGTTCGTGACCCGGGAGTTCGGCCGCCGCCACCTCGCCGCGGGCAGCGCCGGGTCCATCGTGAACATCGGCGCCTCGTACGCCTGGACCGGCGGGCCGGGCTACGCGCACAGCGCCGCAGCCAAGGCGGGGGTGAAGAACCTCGTCGAGACCCTCGCCGTCGAGTGGGGCCCGTACGGCATCCAGATCAACGGCCTGGTCCCGGGACTCTTCCCGCACGCGGACATGACCGAGGACATCCGGGGCGGCCTGGAACGGGCCGCCCCGGACGACAAGGACACCAGGCAGCCCGCCCTGCGGGTCGGCGCACCGCGCGAACTGGGCTGGGCGGCCACCTTCCTGGCCTCGCCCTACGCCCGCTTCATCACCGGGCACACCCTGGTGGTGGACGGGGCGAACTGGCAGCGGCGCTCGCTCGTCAACCCCG